From the genome of Aspergillus fumigatus Af293 chromosome 1, whole genome shotgun sequence, one region includes:
- the gpgA gene encoding guanine nucleotide-binding protein subunit gamma: MPAYELRSGGDVRNKKQSVADLKYRRLTELNARLKEDLDRPRVKVSEAAMSLINYCNNTRDFMVPSVWGQVDKREDPYAPQQQGGCCTVM; encoded by the exons ATGCCTGCCTACGAGCTGCGGTCGGGGGGAGATGTCaggaacaagaagcagaGTGTGGCCGATCTCAAGTACCGTCGCTTGACAGAGCTCAATGCTCGCTTAaaggaggatctggatcGTCCTCGGGTGAAGGTGTCTGAGGCTGCCATGTC GTTGATCAACTACTGCAACAATACTCGTGATTTTATGGTACCGTCTGTATGGGGCCAG GTTGACAAGCGCGAGGATCCGTATgctcctcagcagcagggagGCTGCTGCACGGTCATGTAA
- a CDS encoding SelT/SelW/SelH family protein: protein MTEPTPPIEQHPPSSSTTTNPPPTTTTTTATTTTTLPRITIKYCTQCKWMLRAAYFAQELLSTFSTSLGEVALVPCTGGTFIVSITSLSETEVRESVLWDRRVDGGFPEVKVLKSRVRNVVDPQRDLGHTDRALRKEHGDSQQQSQEKKTEKCEDCQA, encoded by the exons ATGACCGAACCAACGCCCCCCATCGAACAACACccaccatcctcaagcaCAACCACAAATCCCCCGCCCACCACGaccacaacaacagcaacgacAACCACAACCCTGCCCCGAATCACAATCAAATACTGCACGCAATGTAAATGGATGCTCCGAGCCGCTTAT TTCGCCCAGGAACTTCTCTCGACGTTTTCGACCAGTCTTGGCGAGGTTGCTCTTGTGCCGTGCACGGGGGGCACGTTTATCGTGAGTATTACTAGTTTGTCTGAGACGGAGGTGCGGGAGAGTGTGCTCTGGGATCGGAGGGTTGATGGTGGGTTTCCGG AGGTCAAGGTGCTCAAGAGTCGGGTGAGGAATGTGGTTGATCCACAGAGGGATTTGGGCCATACAGATCGGGCCTTGAGGAAGGAGCATGGGGATAGTCAACAACAGAgtcaagaaaagaaaacgGAAAAGTGTGAGGATTGTCAGGCTTAG
- the pdeB gene encoding 3',5'-cyclic-nucleotide phosphodiesterase PDE2 → MDRVECCAVYIDDRVQEERWVDRDSFDPTAFRSDTIRNDEPESLRSDVALLLEVCKQIYLCHVGTSLAAKLAELSDSASSKCTPIFAFFDIELGHSEDSVRDRRKASRASWPDAGPPSPTSIRRGFTFSAQSDSSYGLQLLSGVSADIQVSEIPNLIIPIAVLRHSPNEPTSDPTSQPSATPLSNPQQISKCLDAGAVDVLSTPLDRSRVQGLIVHAYRVRKSARREQSRFLARKKSRKQSWVGVHDEQPYAYLREAMVSKLMKGICNPEEVIEEFQDRDLDVSPERQKVVRKLIGSWNFTAHEFSEDELVFGACEMLQHAFTLPNLDQWRLTPCELRTFLLACRASYNSFVLYHNFRHAIDVLQSVFCFLVHIGALPPYGSVGPNTDSPSSIASLLTPFDTLTLLISAIGHDVGHPGVNNFFLVKLNAPLAQLYNDNSVLEAFHCAAFSQILRRHWPAAFKDRQLRKLLISSILATDMGVHQKFMERLGSLQEKFYANGKSVDGWKPQDIEIYKTLVCGLLIKCADISNVARPWDIAEKWTRILQEEFANQGEMEREVGMETALFGGPPELGNVYKLATGQIGFMSIFALPLFEGVSDLLPELRFTVEHIRTNQTRWHFLADMEKRKQSLLDPRFEGGLSPRSQSPAASFKGLRAPLNESSARSALDPDDPATQRREATGDYFGTAESSPNDYNENTISPVVSPDTPGPSMDITGSPIPFVPSRKSSSAVPDLATPSVSGTSPDADGSEHAGDFERQTGQNSRRSSEDAVLSAVILANTSDDPNRANSRHRSGESTEREAERPSSSRQGPQGHRRHHANTNSTGRGSGAPNSQRNSCTRTHSLSTYSNTMTPISPATNATSFVTVDDRDEKGHSREHIRDEHDESDGARPGSSKQYSVGEGRSEGDTHFSDTNTSHSHLDDGRKSPITTFVVGNGSNSPAHSTTTTPSVKNEAHPTWDDPTAGEQPPRRLPKRRSRLRLAFWKRKPHHSHQHELSGET, encoded by the exons ATGGATCGTGTCGAATGTTGCGCAGTATATATCGACGATCGTGTGCAAGAGGAACGATGGGTGGACCGGGATTCGTTTGACCCAACAGCATTCCGCAGCGATACAATTCGTAACGATGAACCTGAATCGTTGCGGTCGGACGTGGCGCTTTTGTTGGAAGTGTGTAAACAAA TATACCTCTGTCATGTCGGGACGTCTCTCGCTGCCAAACTCGCTGAGCTCTCCGATAGTGCCAGCAGTAAATGCACACCCATTTTCGCTTTTTTCGACATTGAACTTGGTCACAGCGAGGACTCTGTTCGGGATCGTCGCAAAGCCAGTCGCGCTTCGTGGCCGGATGCGGGACCTCCGTCTCCGACATCTATTCGCCGCggcttcaccttctccgcTCAATCCGACTCCTCCTACGGCTTGCAGTTGCTCTCAGGGGTATCTGCAGACATTCAAGTCTCCGAGATCCCAAACCTGATCATACCGATCGCAGTCTTGCGCCACTCCCCCAACGAACCGACCAGCGATCCTACATCGCAACCGTCGGCCACGCCCCTTTCCAATCCGCAGCAGATTTCCAAATGCTTAGATGCAGGTGCCGTTGACGTTCTCTCAACACCACTTGACAGGTCAAGAGTGCAAGGCTTGATAGTCCATGCCTATCGAGTGCGCAAGTCGGCGCGCCGGGAACAATCTCGCTTCCTCGCCAGGAAGAAGTCGCGGAAACAATCATGGGTGGGCGTTCATGATGAGCAACCGTATGCCTACTTGAGAGAGGCGAT GGTATCCAAACTCATGAAGGGTATTTGCAACCCCGAGGAAGTCATTGAAGAGTTCCAGGACAG GGACCTGGATGTGAGTCCAGAGCGGCAGAAAGTTGTGAGAAAGCTCATCGGGAGCTGGAACTTCACTGCTCATGAGTTCTCCGAAGACGAACTCGTGTTTGGGGCCTGCGAGATGCTTCAGCATGCTTTCACTCTACCGAACTTAGATCAGTGGCGATTAACACCGT GTGAACTTCGAACTTTTCTGCTCGCTTGCCGCGCATCGTACAATTCATTTGTCCTCTACCATAATTTTCGACATGCCATTGACGTGCTGCAATCCGTGTTTTGCTTCCTGGTGCATATAGGTGCATTGCCCCCATATGGCTCTGTCGGCCCCAATACTGATTCGCCGTCCTCCATCGCATCTCTCTTGACACCGTTTGACACTTTGACCCTGCTTATTTCCGCAATCGGTCACGACGTCGGTCATCCCGGAGTCAACAATTTCTTCTTAGTCAAGCTCAATGCTCCGTTGGCACAGCTATACAATGATAATTCGGTCCTGGAGGCTTTCCACTGCGCTGCATTCTCACAGATCCTGCGACGCCACTGGCCTGCCGCTTTTAAGGATAGACAACTTCGGAAACTGCTCATCAGTTCGATCCTGGCGACCGACATGGGCGTACATCAGAAGTTTATGGAACGGTTGGGCTCTCTGCAGGAGAAGTTCTACGCGAATGGCAAGTCTGTCGATGGCTGGAAGCCGCAGGATATTGAAATTTATAAAACACTTGTCTGTGGCCTTTTGATCAAGTGTGCCGACATCAGTAATGTGGCACGGCCGTGGGATATCGCCGAGAAATGGACCAGGATTCTACAGGAAGAATTTGCCAATCAGGGAGAGATGGAGCGCGAGGTAGGCATGGAAACTGCGTTGTTCGGTGGTCCACCGGAGCTGGGAAACGTCTACAAGCTCGCCACCGGTCAGATCGGGTTCATGTCTATCTTTGCTCTCCCTCTCTTCGAGGGCGTGTCGGACCTTCTGCCTGAGCTGCGATTCACGGTCGAGCACATCCGGACCAACCAGACTCGCTGGCACTTTCTGGCCGATATggagaaaaggaagcagTCGCTGCTAGACCCGCGTTTTGAGGGCGGCCTTTCCCCTCGCTCGCAGAGCCCTGCCGCGAGTTTCAAAGGTCTGCGTGCACCGTTGAATGAGAGTTCTGCCAGGTCGGCGCTGGACCCTGACGACCCTGCGACGCAGCGACGCGAAGCAACCGGCGACTACTTTGGGACGGCTGAATCATCCCCGAATGATTACAATGAGAACACCATCAGTCCTGTCGTGTCGCCAGACACCCCAGGCCCATCGATGGATATCACAGGCAGTCCGATACCGTTCGTGCCTTCTCGGAAATCCTCCAGTGCTGTCCCCGACCTCGCTACGCCATCGGTATCCGGCACGTCTCCTGACGCGGATGGATCCGAGCATGCTGGAGATTTCGAAAGGCAGACTGGTCAAAACTCCAGACGCTCTTCGGAGGACGCGGTTCTCAGTGCGGTCATCCTTGCCAACACGTCCGATGACCCGAATCGCGCCAACTCCCGTCACAGAAGTGGTGAATCCACTGAAAGAGAAGCAGAGCGACCGAGCAGTTCTCGGCAGGGACCGCAGGGGCATCGTCGCCACCACGCTAACACGAACTCGACCGGACGCGGCTCAGGTGCACCGAACTCGCAGCGGAACAGTTGCACGCGCACCCACAGCTTGAGCACATATAGCAATACCATGACGCCCATTTCTCCAGCCACCAATGCCACCAGTTTCGTCACTGTCGATGACAGGGACGAGAAGGGGCATTCCCGCGAACACATCAGAGACGAGCACGACGAGTCTGACGGTGCACGGCCCGGTTCATCGAAACAGTACTCCGTCGGCGAAGGGCGTTCGGAGGGTGACACCCATTTCAGCGATACCAACACCTCTCATTCACacctggatgatggaagaaAGAGTCCCATCACCACTTTCGTAGTGGGGAACGGGTCCAACAGCCCCGCGCATTCTACAACCACCACACCGAGTGTCAAGAATGAGGCGCATCCCACTTGGGATGACCCAACTGCTGGTGAGCAGCCTCCACGCAGGTTGCCGAAACGGCGGAGTCGTCTACGCTTGGCGTTCTGGAAGCGCAAACCGCATCATTCGCATCAGCATGAGCTGAGCGGGGAGACTTGA